One genomic segment of Pseudomonas chlororaphis subsp. aurantiaca includes these proteins:
- a CDS encoding type II toxin-antitoxin system RelE/ParE family toxin — MDYEILQTTVFAQWHTTLRDLRARIAIARRIERASAGNLGDVKNLGGGLPEMCVNTGAGYRLYFTVRGNTLIVLLLGGDKSSQPADICQARSLAKEF, encoded by the coding sequence ATGGATTACGAGATCCTGCAGACGACCGTCTTTGCCCAATGGCACACCACACTACGGGACCTGCGCGCCAGGATAGCCATCGCTCGGCGTATCGAGCGGGCTTCGGCGGGCAACCTGGGCGATGTGAAAAACCTCGGTGGCGGCCTCCCGGAAATGTGCGTGAATACAGGCGCCGGCTACCGCCTCTATTTCACGGTTCGCGGCAATACCCTGATCGTCCTGCTGCTGGGTGGCGACAAGTCCAGCCAGCCCGCCGATATCTGCCAGGCCCGTTCCCTGGCCAAGGAGTTCTGA
- a CDS encoding efflux transporter outer membrane subunit codes for MNNLLRFPALAFTAALLAACAAPTLPPAVEAPAGRFVNAPQIPTAGIAEQWWTLYHDPLLDRLVARALEESLDLQIALVRIDASRALRGVAAAGASPELNLGASAARQRISADQAGFSEPLITEPLSLGLDASWEIDLFGRIREGVRAADADLQASAEEARGVKVALVTEVVQAYAQARGLEERLSIVRQNAESQSRTLQLTEQLYAAGSSPQADLLRARSQSESTAAQVPALQLEWQRSLHRLAVLLAQPSEALYQQFAASPAQLSEVDLVDAGTPADLLRRRPDIRAAEARLIAAYARVGVAKADLLPRLSLSAALGSLVDGVSAANLASSTFWLAGINASVPLLDGGRRRAVVELRDAEGRQALLGYRRTVLGAVAEVESALAAARRNAESQQHLASAAAQASSAAQQIQRSWAAGEAPFLDVLQAQRVELTAQNALSRIKTAQLQNQAVLVRALGG; via the coding sequence ATGAATAACCTGCTGCGTTTTCCCGCCCTGGCCTTTACCGCGGCGCTGCTTGCGGCCTGCGCCGCGCCGACCTTGCCACCGGCTGTCGAGGCGCCCGCCGGGCGTTTCGTCAATGCGCCGCAAATCCCGACGGCGGGCATTGCCGAGCAATGGTGGACGCTGTACCACGACCCTTTGCTCGACCGCCTGGTGGCGCGGGCGCTGGAGGAAAGCCTCGACCTGCAGATCGCCCTGGTGCGGATCGATGCCAGTCGTGCCTTGCGCGGCGTCGCGGCCGCCGGCGCGAGCCCCGAGCTGAACCTGGGGGCCAGTGCCGCCCGGCAACGGATCTCGGCGGACCAGGCCGGGTTCAGCGAACCCTTGATTACCGAGCCGCTGAGCCTGGGTCTCGACGCCTCCTGGGAGATCGACCTGTTCGGGCGGATTCGCGAAGGCGTGCGGGCCGCCGATGCCGACCTGCAGGCCAGCGCGGAAGAGGCGCGCGGAGTCAAGGTGGCGCTGGTCACCGAGGTGGTGCAGGCCTATGCCCAGGCACGGGGGCTGGAAGAGCGCCTGAGCATCGTGCGGCAGAACGCCGAGAGCCAGAGCCGCACCCTGCAACTGACCGAGCAGTTGTATGCGGCGGGCAGCAGCCCGCAGGCCGATCTGCTGCGGGCGCGTTCCCAGTCGGAATCCACCGCGGCCCAGGTGCCGGCCCTGCAACTGGAGTGGCAGCGTTCGCTGCACCGCCTGGCAGTGTTGCTGGCGCAGCCGAGCGAGGCGCTGTACCAGCAGTTCGCCGCCAGCCCGGCGCAACTGAGCGAGGTGGATCTGGTGGATGCCGGCACCCCGGCCGACCTGCTGCGTCGGCGCCCCGACATCCGCGCTGCCGAGGCCCGGCTGATCGCTGCCTACGCGCGGGTCGGGGTGGCCAAGGCCGACCTGCTGCCGCGCCTGAGCCTGTCGGCGGCCCTGGGCTCGCTGGTCGACGGTGTCAGTGCCGCGAACCTGGCCAGCTCGACCTTCTGGCTGGCCGGTATCAATGCCAGCGTGCCGCTGCTGGACGGCGGACGCCGGCGCGCGGTGGTGGAACTGCGCGATGCCGAGGGGCGCCAGGCCTTGCTCGGCTATCGCCGTACCGTGCTCGGCGCAGTGGCGGAAGTCGAGTCGGCCCTCGCCGCGGCTCGGCGCAATGCCGAGAGCCAGCAGCATCTGGCCAGTGCCGCGGCGCAGGCCAGTTCGGCGGCGCAGCAGATCCAGCGTTCCTGGGCCGCCGGCGAGGCGCCGTTTCTCGATGTGTTGCAGGCCCAGCGGGTCGAGCTCACGGCGCAGAACGCGCTGTCGCGGATCAAGACCGCGCAGTTGCAGAACCAGGCTGTGCTGGTGCGGGCGCTCGGTGGTTGA
- a CDS encoding carboxymuconolactone decarboxylase family protein — MSNNHLTEYFDASPEVRAVFDDIMRTRQVDQVNNFWKCLAAHPPTLRRTWDSLKEIMAPGALDPLTKELIYVAVSVTNNCPYCIASHTAAARKAGMTEAMFGELQAVVGMANETNRLANGYRVPLDDAFKLE, encoded by the coding sequence ATGAGCAACAACCACCTCACCGAATACTTTGATGCCAGCCCCGAAGTGCGGGCGGTGTTCGATGACATCATGCGTACCCGTCAGGTCGACCAGGTGAACAACTTCTGGAAATGCCTGGCGGCCCATCCGCCGACCCTGCGGCGTACCTGGGACAGTCTCAAGGAGATCATGGCGCCGGGGGCGCTCGATCCGTTGACCAAGGAGCTGATCTACGTGGCGGTCAGCGTCACCAACAACTGCCCGTATTGCATCGCTTCGCACACTGCCGCGGCGCGCAAGGCGGGGATGACGGAGGCGATGTTCGGCGAGTTGCAGGCGGTGGTCGGCATGGCCAACGAAACCAATCGCCTGGCCAACGGCTACCGGGTGCCGCTGGATGATGCGTTCAAGCTTGAATGA
- a CDS encoding M20/M25/M40 family metallo-hydrolase, giving the protein MTQTSPRSLLAARIGLTLALGLLATHASAAPHPQVQNDAQQYQGDALKLLERLVNIDSGSGYEAGLNQVSDIAIAELEKLGASIEKVPNGAAGGNHVLASLKGTGKARILLMAHMDTVFKEGTAAERPFRIQDGRAYGPGVMDDKGGIVAGIYALKVLDNLKFKDYAQITFLLDASEETGSEIATELIKKTAKAHDVTLNLEPGRPADGLVVWRKGSATALVEVKGKAAHAGVAPELGRNAAMEAAHQILQLGKLGDEAKKTTINFTVLKAGDRTNVIPDQATAKADVRAAVPEEFDRIEKDLARVSANKLIADTEVKTTLQRGLPPMPQTEQSDALVAMAQGIYGELGRKLTIEGSGGAADSSLSAGVGTPTLDGFGIVGGNIHTPEEYAEVESVAPRIYLLARMIMELSAKH; this is encoded by the coding sequence ATGACGCAGACTTCCCCTCGCTCATTGCTGGCCGCCCGTATCGGCCTGACCCTCGCCCTTGGCCTGCTGGCCACCCACGCCAGCGCCGCCCCCCACCCCCAAGTGCAGAACGATGCGCAGCAATACCAGGGCGATGCCCTGAAACTGCTGGAGCGCCTGGTGAACATCGACTCAGGCTCCGGCTACGAGGCGGGGCTGAACCAGGTGAGCGACATCGCCATCGCCGAGCTGGAAAAACTTGGCGCCAGCATCGAAAAAGTCCCCAACGGCGCTGCCGGCGGCAACCATGTGCTGGCCAGCCTCAAGGGCACCGGCAAGGCCAGGATCCTGCTGATGGCGCACATGGACACGGTGTTCAAGGAAGGCACCGCGGCCGAGCGGCCGTTCCGCATCCAGGACGGTCGCGCCTACGGCCCCGGGGTGATGGACGACAAGGGCGGTATCGTCGCCGGGATCTATGCGCTGAAGGTCCTGGATAACCTCAAGTTCAAGGACTACGCACAGATCACCTTCCTGCTCGACGCCAGCGAGGAAACCGGTTCCGAGATTGCCACCGAGCTGATCAAGAAAACCGCCAAGGCCCACGACGTGACCTTGAACCTGGAACCGGGGCGCCCGGCCGACGGCCTGGTGGTATGGCGCAAGGGCAGCGCCACGGCGCTGGTCGAGGTCAAGGGCAAGGCGGCCCACGCCGGCGTCGCGCCGGAGCTGGGGCGCAACGCGGCGATGGAAGCGGCGCACCAGATCCTGCAACTGGGCAAGCTGGGGGATGAAGCGAAGAAAACCACCATCAACTTCACCGTGCTCAAGGCCGGCGACCGCACCAACGTGATTCCCGACCAGGCCACCGCCAAGGCGGATGTGCGGGCGGCGGTGCCGGAGGAGTTCGACCGCATCGAGAAGGACCTGGCGCGGGTTTCGGCCAACAAGCTGATCGCCGACACCGAAGTCAAGACCACCTTGCAACGCGGTTTGCCGCCGATGCCGCAGACCGAGCAGTCCGACGCGCTGGTGGCCATGGCCCAGGGCATCTACGGCGAGCTGGGGCGCAAGCTGACCATCGAGGGCAGCGGTGGGGCGGCGGACTCCAGCCTGTCGGCCGGCGTCGGTACGCCGACCCTGGATGGCTTCGGCATCGTCGGCGGCAATATCCACACCCCCGAGGAATACGCCGAAGTCGAGAGCGTGGCGCCGCGCATCTACCTGCTGGCGCGGATGATCATGGAGCTGTCGGCCAAGCACTGA
- the hglS gene encoding 2-oxoadipate dioxygenase/decarboxylase HglS: protein MSLQSFVSPDLIRQRFSRAMSDMYREEVPLYGALMELVAQVNAGVLGSDERIARQLRSTGEIQRLDLERHGAIRVGTATELATLGRLFAVMGMQPVGYYDLTPAGVPVHSTAFRAVHESALQVCPFRVFTSLLRLELIDNPQLRSFAESVLARRSIFTPRALALIEQAETQGGLDDRAAEEFVEQALETFRWHHSATVTAGQYQQLSAQHRLIADVVAFKGPHINHLTPRTLDIDQVQALMPAHGITPKAVIEGPPRRECPILLRQTSFKALEEPVAFTDQPDSRGSHSARFGEIEQRGAALTPKGRALYDQLLNAARDALGDFPNEANAQRYNTLMAEHFRVFPDNHEAMREQGLAYFRYFVSDQGLAARQQADRPTSLEALIRAGHVRAEPLVYEDFLPVSAAGIFQSNLGDDAQSHYAGHSNRQAFERALGRPTIDELQLYADTQQRSLQECATALNLPAL from the coding sequence ATGAGCCTGCAGAGCTTCGTCAGCCCAGACCTGATCCGCCAACGTTTTTCACGGGCGATGTCGGACATGTACCGCGAGGAAGTACCGCTGTACGGCGCCCTGATGGAACTGGTGGCCCAGGTCAACGCCGGGGTCCTGGGCAGCGACGAGAGGATCGCCCGCCAGCTGCGCAGCACCGGCGAAATCCAGCGCCTGGACCTGGAACGCCACGGCGCCATTCGCGTCGGCACCGCCACGGAACTGGCGACCCTGGGCCGGCTGTTCGCGGTCATGGGCATGCAGCCGGTGGGTTACTACGACCTCACCCCGGCCGGGGTGCCGGTGCATTCCACGGCCTTTCGCGCGGTGCATGAAAGCGCCCTGCAGGTCTGCCCGTTCCGGGTCTTCACCTCGCTGCTGCGCCTGGAGCTGATCGACAATCCGCAGTTGCGTAGCTTCGCCGAATCGGTGCTGGCGCGCCGAAGCATTTTCACCCCGCGCGCCCTGGCCCTGATCGAGCAGGCCGAAACCCAGGGCGGCCTCGACGATCGCGCCGCCGAGGAATTCGTCGAGCAGGCCCTGGAAACCTTCCGCTGGCACCACAGCGCCACGGTCACGGCCGGGCAGTACCAGCAACTGAGCGCCCAGCACCGGCTGATCGCCGACGTGGTGGCGTTCAAGGGGCCGCATATCAACCACCTGACGCCACGCACCCTGGACATCGACCAGGTGCAAGCGCTGATGCCCGCCCACGGCATCACGCCCAAGGCGGTGATCGAAGGCCCGCCGCGCCGGGAATGCCCGATCCTGCTGCGTCAGACCAGCTTCAAGGCGCTGGAAGAGCCCGTGGCCTTCACCGACCAGCCCGACAGCCGCGGCAGCCACAGCGCGCGCTTCGGCGAGATCGAACAGCGCGGCGCCGCCCTCACCCCCAAAGGCCGGGCGCTGTACGACCAGCTGTTGAACGCCGCCCGCGACGCCCTGGGTGACTTCCCCAACGAAGCCAACGCCCAGCGTTACAACACACTGATGGCCGAGCACTTTCGCGTCTTTCCCGACAACCACGAGGCCATGCGTGAACAGGGCCTGGCGTACTTCCGCTACTTCGTCAGCGACCAGGGCCTGGCCGCGCGCCAGCAGGCGGATCGGCCGACGAGCCTGGAGGCGCTGATCCGCGCCGGGCATGTGCGGGCCGAGCCGCTGGTGTACGAGGACTTCCTGCCGGTCAGCGCCGCCGGGATCTTCCAGTCCAACCTGGGCGACGATGCGCAAAGCCACTACGCCGGTCACTCCAACCGGCAGGCTTTCGAGCGGGCCCTGGGGCGCCCGACCATCGATGAACTGCAGCTGTACGCCGACACCCAACAGCGCTCGCTCCAGGAATGCGCTACGGCACTGAACCTGCCCGCTCTCTGA
- a CDS encoding addiction module antidote protein, with translation MSDTLVPFDIAALLDSDQAISEYLSQVLADGDTDELIRALGHVARARGMTQIAKTTGQGRASLYKAFAPGAKPRFDTVVKVMRALGLQLCTTVSRG, from the coding sequence ATGTCCGACACACTGGTTCCCTTCGACATCGCCGCCCTGCTCGACAGCGATCAGGCGATCAGCGAATACCTGTCCCAGGTCCTGGCCGATGGCGATACCGACGAACTGATCCGCGCCCTGGGCCACGTCGCCAGGGCCCGGGGCATGACGCAGATTGCCAAGACCACCGGCCAGGGCCGGGCCAGCCTCTACAAGGCTTTTGCCCCGGGGGCCAAGCCGCGCTTCGATACCGTGGTCAAGGTCATGCGCGCGCTGGGCCTGCAGCTGTGCACCACCGTATCCCGAGGCTGA
- a CDS encoding efflux RND transporter permease subunit: MNLGKISVEQPVLAIVLSIVLMIVGGLAYLILPTSEYPDIAPPTVVVQATYPGASAQTVAETLAIPLEQEVNGVEDMLYMYSQATSDGSLNLTVTFKSGTDVDKAQVLVQNRVALATPRLPEPVQRSGVSVRKSSPTQLSTIFISSPKGTYDQLYVSNFAIRTVADTLKRIDGVGDINPLGAREYSMRIWLDPERVASFNLTPADIIAAVRAQNTQVAGGVIAQPPVASQAFQPNLIFEGRLKEPADFDNIVIKSGSAGRLVRLKDVARTEIAGLAYVNNTYYLRHPAIGLQVLQRPGANALATMKVVEQTMQDLSKEFPEGIEYSIGYNPTAFIADSIGELGKTIYEAVILVVLVILVFLQGWRPSIIPILAIPVSLVGTFAVMAMLGYSINNLTLFGLVLAVGIVVDNAIVVVENVERHLAEGKSPLQATLITMQEIGGALVAITLVLCAVFIPTAFIPGISGEFFRQFGITIAVATAISLFNSVTLSPALAAMILRRHDPKAHQAPRRGVSGLLKRAAEGFNRGFLKLSVGYAGSVRGLVARTPLMLAIYAVLIAATAYLLVSTPKGFIPAQDRGYLVVIVQLPEGAALERTNEISRQIEAIALQVPGVDRVPTFSGFSMVTGTSSSNSSGLAPVFEPWSKRKLRGLTSDKIAADLRERLKVVSGASVIVATPPPVQGLGSTGGFSMRLQDRAGLGSQALAKATEQLIAAANATQGMTGVYSPFSARTPQVFVELDRERAEMLGVPSSQINQAIETYFGSTYINDFNLVGRTYRVTAQADLPYRVTPEDLARVKVRNEAGDMVPIASVTRLHESLGVERFPRYNLFPTAEINGDTLPGLGSDFALQTMERLAEQTLPPGITYQWTDLSYQQTTAGNMGLLVFPLCVIFVYLVLAAQYGSWSLPLAILLIVPMCLLAAAGGVRLMGLDINILTQIGFIVLVGLAAKNAILIVEVARQQEQDGQGIVDAVVEACRLRLRPILMTSLAFILGVLPLVLSEGAGSEMRQAVGSAVFFGMIGVTLFGLLFTPIFYVLIRRLAGGERRLQAPSSVSASGVVHE, from the coding sequence ATGAACCTGGGGAAAATCTCCGTCGAACAGCCGGTGCTGGCGATCGTGCTGTCCATCGTGCTGATGATCGTCGGCGGCCTGGCCTACCTGATCCTGCCGACGTCCGAGTACCCGGACATCGCGCCGCCCACCGTGGTGGTGCAGGCGACCTACCCGGGCGCGTCGGCGCAGACCGTGGCCGAGACCCTGGCGATCCCCCTCGAACAGGAGGTCAACGGCGTCGAGGACATGCTTTACATGTACAGCCAGGCGACCTCCGATGGCAGCCTCAACCTGACCGTGACGTTCAAGAGCGGCACCGATGTCGACAAGGCCCAGGTGCTGGTGCAGAACCGTGTGGCCCTGGCCACGCCACGCCTGCCGGAGCCGGTACAGCGCAGCGGCGTGTCGGTGCGCAAGTCGTCGCCGACCCAGCTGTCGACCATCTTCATTTCCTCGCCCAAGGGCACCTACGACCAGCTCTACGTTTCCAACTTCGCCATCCGGACCGTCGCCGATACCCTCAAGCGCATCGACGGCGTGGGCGACATCAATCCGCTGGGCGCCCGTGAATACTCCATGCGCATCTGGCTCGACCCGGAACGCGTGGCGTCCTTCAACCTGACACCGGCGGACATCATTGCCGCGGTGCGCGCGCAGAACACCCAGGTGGCGGGCGGGGTGATCGCGCAACCGCCGGTGGCGTCCCAGGCCTTCCAGCCGAACCTGATTTTCGAAGGCCGCCTGAAAGAGCCGGCAGACTTCGACAACATCGTCATCAAGTCCGGCAGCGCCGGGCGCCTGGTGCGCCTGAAGGATGTGGCGCGCACCGAAATCGCCGGCCTGGCCTACGTCAACAACACCTATTACCTGCGCCACCCGGCCATCGGCTTGCAGGTGCTGCAACGTCCCGGCGCCAATGCCCTGGCCACCATGAAGGTGGTCGAGCAAACGATGCAGGACCTGAGCAAGGAATTCCCCGAAGGCATCGAATACAGCATCGGCTATAACCCCACCGCGTTCATCGCCGACAGCATCGGCGAGCTGGGCAAGACCATCTACGAGGCGGTGATCCTGGTGGTGCTGGTGATCCTGGTATTCCTGCAAGGCTGGCGTCCGTCGATCATCCCGATCCTGGCGATTCCGGTGTCGCTGGTGGGGACCTTCGCGGTCATGGCCATGCTCGGTTACTCGATCAACAACCTGACCCTGTTCGGCCTGGTGCTGGCGGTGGGCATCGTGGTCGACAATGCCATCGTCGTGGTGGAAAACGTCGAGCGTCATCTGGCCGAAGGCAAGAGCCCGTTGCAGGCCACGCTGATCACCATGCAGGAAATTGGCGGCGCGCTGGTGGCGATCACCCTGGTGCTCTGCGCGGTGTTCATTCCCACGGCGTTCATTCCGGGGATCTCCGGTGAGTTCTTCCGTCAGTTCGGCATCACCATCGCGGTGGCCACGGCGATCTCGCTGTTCAACTCGGTGACCCTGTCGCCGGCGCTGGCGGCGATGATTCTGCGACGCCACGACCCCAAGGCGCATCAGGCGCCACGGCGCGGCGTGTCCGGCCTGCTCAAGCGCGCAGCGGAAGGCTTCAACCGCGGCTTCCTCAAGCTTTCGGTGGGCTATGCCGGCAGCGTACGTGGCCTGGTGGCGCGCACTCCATTGATGCTGGCGATCTACGCGGTATTGATCGCGGCCACGGCATACCTGCTGGTGTCCACGCCCAAGGGCTTCATTCCGGCCCAGGACCGCGGTTACCTGGTGGTGATCGTGCAACTGCCGGAAGGCGCTGCGCTGGAGCGCACCAATGAGATTTCCCGGCAGATCGAAGCCATCGCCCTGCAGGTGCCGGGTGTCGACCGGGTGCCGACGTTCTCCGGGTTCTCCATGGTCACCGGTACCAGCTCTTCCAACTCGTCCGGCCTGGCGCCGGTGTTCGAACCCTGGTCCAAGCGCAAGCTGCGCGGCCTGACCTCGGACAAGATCGCCGCCGACCTGCGTGAGCGCCTGAAAGTGGTCAGCGGCGCGTCGGTGATTGTCGCCACGCCGCCTCCGGTCCAGGGCCTGGGCAGCACCGGCGGCTTCTCCATGCGCCTGCAGGACCGTGCCGGCCTGGGCAGCCAGGCCCTGGCCAAGGCCACCGAGCAACTGATCGCCGCGGCCAATGCAACCCAGGGCATGACCGGTGTCTACTCGCCGTTCTCGGCCCGTACGCCGCAGGTGTTCGTCGAGCTGGACCGTGAGCGCGCCGAGATGCTCGGGGTGCCCAGCAGCCAGATCAACCAGGCCATCGAGACCTATTTCGGCTCGACCTACATCAACGACTTCAACTTGGTGGGGCGCACCTATCGGGTGACGGCCCAGGCGGACTTGCCGTACCGGGTCACGCCAGAGGACCTGGCGCGGGTCAAGGTGCGCAACGAGGCCGGTGACATGGTGCCGATCGCCAGCGTCACGCGGTTGCACGAGTCGCTGGGGGTCGAGCGTTTCCCACGCTACAACCTGTTCCCGACCGCGGAAATCAACGGCGACACCTTGCCCGGGCTGGGCTCCGATTTCGCCCTGCAAACCATGGAGCGCCTGGCCGAGCAGACCCTGCCTCCGGGCATCACCTACCAGTGGACCGACCTGAGCTACCAGCAGACCACCGCCGGCAACATGGGCCTGCTGGTATTCCCGCTCTGTGTGATCTTCGTCTACCTGGTGCTGGCCGCGCAGTACGGCAGCTGGAGCCTGCCGCTGGCAATCCTGCTGATCGTGCCCATGTGTCTGCTGGCCGCCGCCGGTGGCGTGCGCCTGATGGGCCTGGACATCAACATCCTGACCCAGATCGGATTCATCGTGCTGGTGGGGCTGGCGGCGAAAAACGCCATCCTGATCGTCGAGGTGGCGCGGCAGCAGGAGCAGGACGGGCAGGGCATCGTTGATGCCGTGGTGGAGGCGTGTCGCCTGCGCCTGCGACCGATCCTGATGACCTCCCTGGCCTTCATCCTCGGTGTGCTGCCGCTGGTGCTGTCCGAGGGCGCCGGTTCGGAAATGCGCCAGGCGGTCGGTTCGGCGGTGTTCTTCGGCATGATCGGCGTGACCCTGTTCGGCCTGCTGTTCACCCCGATCTTCTATGTCCTGATCCGCCGTCTCGCCGGGGGCGAGCGGCGGTTGCAGGCCCCATCCAGCGTCTCTGCTTCGGGAGTGGTCCATGAATAA
- the astA gene encoding arginine N-succinyltransferase, which yields MIVRPVRMTDLPALMALAQRAGLGLTTLPANQERLTHRIRWAQRTFAEQVERADADYLFVLEDDDQQVVGISALTGAVGLREPWYSYRVGMTVNSAPNLGIRRQIPTLFLNNEMTGQSELCSLFLRPDQRRDTNGRLLSLARLLFVAEFPHLFGDKLIAELRGKGDENGCSPFWNSLGRHFLQMDFVQADHLSSLGHKPFIAELLPRQPLYTCLLSEPAQAAIGQAHENAEAALAILRHEGFAHQGHIDIFDGGPVIEAELGKVRAVRESQVLPLLVGTPDDDAPIWLIHNRRLESCRVTSARGRLVSGCLLVDRLSAKRLQLQPGDLVRAVPLLATQAKAAAA from the coding sequence GCCAGCCAACCAGGAGCGCCTGACCCATCGGATTCGCTGGGCCCAGCGGACCTTTGCCGAGCAGGTGGAACGGGCCGACGCCGACTACCTGTTCGTGCTCGAAGACGACGACCAGCAAGTGGTCGGCATCAGCGCCCTGACCGGCGCCGTGGGCCTGCGCGAACCCTGGTACAGCTACCGGGTCGGCATGACCGTCAATTCGGCGCCGAACCTGGGGATCCGGCGGCAGATCCCGACCCTGTTCCTGAACAATGAAATGACCGGCCAATCGGAACTCTGCTCGCTGTTCCTGCGCCCCGACCAGCGCCGTGACACCAACGGCCGCCTGCTGTCCCTGGCGCGCCTGCTGTTCGTCGCCGAGTTCCCGCACCTGTTCGGCGACAAGCTGATCGCCGAGCTGCGCGGCAAGGGCGACGAGAACGGCTGCTCACCCTTCTGGAACAGCCTGGGCCGGCACTTTCTGCAGATGGATTTCGTCCAGGCCGACCACCTGTCCAGCCTCGGCCACAAACCCTTTATCGCCGAACTGCTGCCGCGCCAGCCGCTGTACACCTGCCTGCTCAGCGAACCGGCCCAGGCCGCGATCGGCCAGGCTCACGAAAACGCCGAGGCGGCGCTGGCCATCCTGCGCCACGAAGGGTTTGCCCATCAGGGCCATATCGACATCTTCGACGGCGGGCCGGTGATCGAGGCCGAGCTGGGCAAAGTCCGCGCGGTGCGCGAAAGCCAGGTGCTGCCGCTGCTGGTGGGCACCCCGGACGACGATGCGCCGATCTGGCTGATCCACAACCGCCGCCTGGAAAGCTGCCGCGTCACCAGCGCCCGCGGCCGCCTGGTGTCCGGCTGCCTGCTGGTGGACCGCCTCAGCGCCAAGCGCCTGCAATTGCAACCCGGCGACCTGGTGCGCGCCGTGCCGCTGCTCGCCACCCAGGCCAAGGCAGCGGCGGCCTGA
- a CDS encoding diguanylate cyclase, which produces MACVPFNGGDLALTPHNGGKGLSLARRLYKTRILGLALGFLCVSAGMYPLHPPPWAWAFMLFNAFIWPHLAYQWARRSPVPFRGEHRNLLLDAFLGGFWVAAMHFNPLPTTTTLSLMAMNNIALGGVPFFLAGCLAQALGIAVGLLLFGVGFVAQSSALQLYACLPMLTLYPLALGFICYQQANVLSRHKRELLALSRTDSLSGLLNHGAWKDQLEIEFQRCRRQASTQGQGGAIALIDIDHFKAINDTYGHVAGDIVLRQLSKLLRQNLRISDQAGRYGGDEFCVILPDVPLEHAAELMEALRCRFGGLGYEQSPALQVSLSIGLAAYSSDHSDALDWLNDADQALYEAKTTGRNKVSCRRGDHSPKALLNSL; this is translated from the coding sequence ATGGCTTGCGTACCGTTCAACGGAGGCGACTTGGCCTTGACGCCGCACAATGGAGGAAAGGGACTTTCACTGGCCAGGAGGCTGTACAAAACGCGAATTCTGGGGCTGGCCCTCGGTTTCCTTTGCGTGTCCGCGGGCATGTACCCGCTGCACCCGCCGCCCTGGGCCTGGGCGTTCATGCTGTTCAATGCCTTCATCTGGCCGCACCTGGCGTACCAGTGGGCGCGCCGCTCGCCAGTGCCGTTTCGCGGCGAGCATCGCAACCTATTGTTGGATGCCTTCCTCGGCGGGTTCTGGGTGGCGGCCATGCACTTCAACCCGCTGCCGACCACCACCACCCTGTCGCTGATGGCGATGAACAATATCGCCCTGGGCGGCGTGCCCTTTTTCCTTGCCGGTTGCCTGGCGCAAGCGCTGGGGATCGCTGTCGGGCTGCTGCTGTTCGGCGTCGGGTTCGTGGCCCAGAGCAGTGCGCTGCAACTCTATGCCTGCCTGCCGATGCTGACCCTGTATCCGCTGGCCCTGGGTTTTATCTGCTACCAGCAGGCCAATGTCCTGTCCCGGCACAAGCGCGAGTTGCTGGCCCTGAGCCGCACCGACAGCCTGTCGGGCCTGCTCAATCACGGGGCCTGGAAGGACCAGCTGGAAATCGAGTTCCAGCGCTGCCGGCGCCAGGCCTCGACCCAGGGCCAGGGCGGCGCCATCGCGCTGATCGATATCGACCATTTCAAGGCCATCAACGACACCTACGGCCATGTCGCCGGCGACATCGTGTTGCGCCAGTTGAGCAAGCTGCTCAGGCAGAACCTGCGGATCAGCGACCAGGCCGGACGCTACGGTGGCGACGAGTTCTGCGTGATCCTGCCGGACGTGCCGCTGGAGCATGCCGCCGAACTGATGGAGGCCTTGCGTTGCCGTTTCGGCGGGTTGGGCTATGAGCAGAGCCCGGCCCTGCAGGTCAGCCTGAGCATTGGCCTGGCCGCCTATTCTTCGGACCACAGCGATGCCTTGGACTGGTTGAACGATGCCGACCAGGCCTTGTACGAGGCGAAAACCACCGGCCGCAACAAGGTCAGCTGTCGCCGCGGCGACCACTCGCCAAAGGCCCTGCTGAACTCCTTGTGA